The sequence GTGGACTTGCCATTTTCTCTTTTCTTGATTCCTTCTTCGTTTTCTGCTCTAGGTACCTGAAAGGAACAAACTGCCCCTTAGGATATGTGATTGGGTCTGCGACAGTGTGTGTATGCATTATGGTGCTATGCAGCAGCAACCAACATATTCAGAGCTTCAGTATTGGGGGTACTATTACTGGTATTTTATGGTATTTTGATACATGTACTAGGATGGTATTTTGATACATGTACTAGGATAGAATTGTTGTCGTGTCAGTGCTCAAGGTTGTGAACTTAAGAGGGAATTACTATCAGTGATCACCTAAATTTTGTGAACTGAAGTGGTTCTTATGCAAAAAGGTTAGACTTTGCAACTCCAAGCTACGGGCTTGCGTAATTGCCTTCCATATCTCCTAAGAGTTCGGGAGAATTTAACGGAACCTAGACAAGTTCCACCACTGGGAATTTAGCCTCCGTTCTGCATAATTATCCATTATCCATTCAAGCATAGTGAAAAATTCAAACACACGAACAGCATCACCTGATGCATATTGTCTCCCCAGAATGTTGAGAGATTTGAATTATCATGTGGCAGGTTCACTCGGAACAAATGCTTGAATATGGCTTTGGGCTGCATGCAGTTTTCATGATGCTCAGATGGCACAAATATACTCTACAATATTTGCATACTCTTGTTTTTCCTCGAGTTCATATTTTCAAGAGTGAAGTCTGAAATAAACCCTATGGTTGTAGAGCCCGACGAAACTAAACCCTCACGTCTAAATCCCTGAAATATGTACCCCAACCTTGCATATCCTGGTCATTTTGAACCTTTTGGCATTTCTAAGAGAGGATTTGGTGACGTGGCACTCGGAGGCTGGGATTGTTGACTGACTGAATTAATGACTGCCACATCGGCTTGCTCACATGGGAGCCACCGCCATGCCCATTTGACCACTGTTGGCTATCCGCGTTGCGCTCCGGCGCTGCTAGTACGAGCTCCACTGCCTCCTGTGTCCTGTCCATGCTCTAGCTCGCTGCCCCGTCTGGGAAGGATCTCCGGGTGGACTGCGTCCCGTGCTTCGGCCTGTACATCTTCGTCGTCGACTTCTTATTCTACCTTGCGTGTGTCGTGTTTCTCGCCGGGAATAGATCAGTAGCACGCCTATATATGCGTATATATGCGCGTCTAGCCGGTGTAATCAGAAGCATGCCTGTAGCTTGCTGGGTTGTACGTGCATGTAACCCGCAAACATTGGTAAAGCTCTACAACGAGCCGGTGCATGACACCAAGCGACGAGCTAGGTAAAAATGTTTTTTTGGACCACCACGGTGACCCCGGCGTGAACCACACCGAGTTGCCGAATATTACCACGGCCGGTGTGCACGCCTCGCTAGATACATAGCCCTGGTTTCAGCAAGTCACGCGGCATAGCGGCAGCGCCTGTGGCAAGGGAGCCGGTGAGGCGCACGGCCCCGGCATCGACGGGATGCGCAGCTCCCTGAGTGACGAAGAAACCGACGATGCAAGGCAGCGCGGGCGACGCCATGGCAGACAAGACGCCCGACAGCCCAAGCGATGCAGGATCCGGGGAGACATCCGACAGCTCGCCGATGTACGAAGCTGGCTAGCACCAAGAACGAGCAGGTCCTGGTACGCCAGCCGGTGATCCTGTGATCCTGGCTCGGCCATGAGTGGTTGCGAGTCACGCAACTCCCCGCACGAGGTGCAGTCCACGCCGATGCTCCTGAGTGCTGACGAAGGGGTTTGATTGCATGGAACCCATCTGCAGGTGTTGGCTGAGTAATCAATCCCGGTCTTTCCAGCTGGTATTTAGGAATCCTCTGTTTGGATACAAAAACGACCGGGATCGGTTAAGTTAGGGTACAGATTTCAGGGATTTAGACGTGAGGGTTCATTTCCGTCGAGCTCTACAATCATAGGGTTTATTTCAGACTTACTCCTATTTTCAACAGAAAAATGCAAACGCCAGGTTTCTACTTCCCAAAAAATGTTCAGACCAACAGAAACTGAAAATTGCCTGACAGAAATTGACAAAATAAACATGGCACACAAGCATGTTCGGAAGGAGTGAAAGTAATAGTCTACAGCCTTGAACATTCAATTTGCTTCCATCCACAATTTTACCAACACATACAGTTTCACACTTTGCAACTGCATCCTGTTTCTAGTTACCTTCCTCATCTTGTGACATGCCCCGCAGATGAGGTATGTGGAAGATGTTTCATTCAGGGACCACGTCACGCTCTTCATTCGAGACAGCTTGATCTGAAGATACAGGTGTGTTCCCTACATCTACACTTGTAGCAGCAGGAACATTTTTTCCCTCTTCCTGGCTACCAGCATCAACATCCATGCTAGAATTGGTGTTGTCCTGACCATCCAATTTGGATGAATCAACCTTGTCAGTAGCTCCCTCGTTCATGGTAACGCTGTTACCACTCTGAGCATTGGAAGTACTCTGTTCAACTGAAGCTCCATCGTTATCCACTTGAGCATCAGGCAATAGAGGAATAGGACCTACAAGTTCTCCAGCTGCATCTGTGTTGTCCACATCCATCTGATCCCCGTCGATTTCCTTGCTTCCTGCAGCTTCTTCATTGGCAACCCCGGTCTGTCCTGATTCCTCTTCAATGCCGtgattcttcctctcattttcttcctcaGCAGCACGATATTGAGCTGCAGCTTCCTCCACCTTGGCACGATCTTGAGCTGCAGCCTCCTCTTCCTTGGCGCGATCTTGAGCTGCagcttcctcctccttggcgcgattTTGAGCTGCAGCTTCCTCCTTGGCGCGACTTTGAGCTGCAGCTTCCTCCTCCTTAGCACGGTTTTCAGCCTCTATTGCCTCCTTCTGTAGGTTAAGTAGCCTCTTGTGCTCCTCAAGTTGTCCTTGGATGCTCTGGTAACCAGACAACAGATCACCATAGCGGCTTTGGAGAGTCTGTTCCAATGCCTTCTGTTTATTCACTTCTTCAGCCAAATTTCTCACACGATAGGCACCGGCCATCTGTTCTTGTTTCTGCAACTCTTGGAAGCATTCAAGTTCTGTTGCCGCAGTATTCATCTGCTTGAATGTGTCCTGGATCTGTGACCCCAATTTTGCAGCCCGCGCCTAACAAATCAAATAGGAAGTGAAGCAAACCATCAGCATTGCAAATCAACATGGAAAAGCAAGAAACAATATGAAATCATCACCATACAGTACTCTTTCAGAAGAACTAATCCAGTATAtaaagggcagccccagtgcatgtagctcccgcttgcgcagggtctggggaagggtccgaccactttgggtctattgtacgcagcctttccctacatttctgtaagaggctgtttccgggacttgaacccgtgacctcatggtgtATCTCAGTATATATCAAATGAAAAGCAAAATCAGAAGCAATCACTACAGTGGTGTATCTCTTTGCAAATTATGCAAGTTCGGTTTCGGGCAACAGGATAACCTTTCAAATTCTGGGTTGGTTTCCACATAATGCATTTTTAAATAACAGCGAACATCAATGAGGCAGATGTTAAATAGGCGTCCTTAAACCAACTAAAGAGAAGCATTTAGCATAGCCAGACTGTATAAAATGATTGCCTGAAGAGAAGTTAAAATTGATATAGGCATGCCAGAAAGAAGATGAGACATCATCCCCAACTAACCTGGTAACCTTGTGTCAGTAGCTTGATCTTCTGCTCAAGCCGAGAAGCTTTCTTTGCTTCGTCATCCATTCTCTTCTTCACCATTTCAAACTCATGTTGCAAGGCAGAAATTTTATCAGCATTTCCAGCAACACTAGCAAGACCATAGCTGTTGTTAGTAGGGAAAAACATAAGGTCCTCTTGGCATGCATCATGTGACTTTACAAAATCCTCAAAAGATTCATTTTCATGGCCCATGGCCACACGAAGATACTGAATCTCCTCCTCAACCATAGAACTTGCCTGTCGACAGAGAAATTAAGCGATTTAAAAAACTTCTCCATTACATTAAACTAAACAAGGCAAATAGGATTGACACGAAGAACAGTAATAAAAAACATAAACGTATAAATAAAGATTTGGCAAGAAGTGAACTCTGTATACGGTTAAACGAAAAGGAACAGATGGCTATAAGTGATTACTACATTGCGAAAGTGTTTCAGTAATCCAATAAATGCATATCTGACTACAAAGAATATACACATCTCAAACTTTGTCAATACTATTGCGAAGAAATACTGCACAGATCTCTACAGTGCGTGTGTGGCCATGTGCCCGTGTGCCCCTGGGCATAACATAACAATTCTAACTAACACATTACTTGTAGATGATAACATCCTTTACACTCTCAGAGGGGCACTATAAAAATATATGTTTCCCTCCCTTGCCATCTCCAGGATAGTATTCAATGCCAATGGATTAGCTATAGCAAACATGGGCAATCAGAAGTGACTCGTATGGTTGGTACAGGAATAGTTTAGACCTGCTGCACTCATATGGGTGCCATATACCATATAACTGTGTTATACTCACGAGTATACGATTATGAACCCACAGCAAGTAAATATTAATGCCTGATGCTATACGAAATTCAGAATATACGTTATCAGTAAATGGATATACAGCTCAACATCAAATACCAATAATAAAATAAGTGCGGAAAAGAAGCATACCTCTTTTAGTTCATGCTCATCGAAACCTTCGATTTCAGGGACGAAAGCTGCAGCGTTTGCCTGACGCTTgcttcctttctttttctctctctgaATTTGTTCATCAAGCGGATATttagcattatcatgctcaaggAGCCTAAGGAGCTCCTCATTTATTAGCTCATCAGCTTGTTCAAGTGATGTAGGAGGCACAAAGGTACTTCTGCTTTCACCACCTTTAATCAGAGACTGCCGGAGAATCTCCACTGAAGCCGCAGGTGGCCTAGGCAAACTCCTCTGCAACACTTTGGACCTCTTTCTGAGCAATGCCTCCTGCCTTGCTTGTTCCTCGGCCCTTTCACGTGCTAACCTGTCTGACATATCCTCTTCAATTTTCTCTTCAGATTCTTCATTCTCCTCTGTGATAGGTGGCATAACTATCTGGTACTCATTCTTAGGCTGTGGAATAGAAGCAAAACCAGATCGCAGACCTTTTCTTAACTCTGCTTGCCTACGAAGCTCAAGCTGCGCGCTGTCTTGCATTTCCACCTCTTCATTTATGTGAAGCTCATCCCTGAAGGGGGTCCCTTTTGGAGTTAACCCAAAGGAATTTCCATCTCTGGACGGTGTCATACCAATCCTTGGGGTAATACCAGGGCCAGGGCTAGCCAGAGGTGTTGCCATGGGATTCGGAGTCTGCATCTCTTTCTTACGTGGTGTAACGCCAGAGAAATCTGATGGATGAAGCTCTGGGTTATCGCCTCCTAAAAGAGGTGTTTGTGATTCCCTTAGACGTGCAAGATTCTCTGCCTCCATCATAATAGCATCACCTTTCCCACCTGGCGTTCGTTGCGGCGTTCGCAATGGTGTCATACCAAGCCTTGGAGTCTGGGAATAATTTGCAAGCAGTGTCCTAGTAGCAGTACTTCCTTCACCAAGCTCCTCGGCTAGAGCAGGATCGCCAGCATTGCCCATCTTAGCAATCTCCTCCAATTCAATATCAGAAATTTGGGGTGGTGGAAGCATTAGTTTGGACCTTCTTGTGACAGCTTCTGGGTCATTGAGTTTATTTGCTTGCATTATTGCGGCAGGGGCATCCTGCCTCTGCAGAATCTTGTTCTTGGCAATGTCTTGCTTTCTTAACTGAGCCTCTACATCCACTCGTCTCCTCCCTTCGAGCTCCTCGATGGTAGTTGGAAACTGCACATGCTCAAGTGGCCTGTCCTCACCCACTGTATCATAAAAGCCTGGAGGGGGTCTCTTTTCAAAAGGGATCTCAGCATTATAGTCAATTCCCTTTCTCTTCCTTTTCTTGTGCCGGTTGTCAATACCAGCTGCCTTCAGTTCTCTCCTTTTTTGCAGTGATGCAAGCCGCCTCGCCTCTTCAAGCTGTTTCTCTCTTGCCTTCCGTTTTGCCTTTTTACCCCTGGTGTTAGCCAAGCGAGCCCTTGCCTCAGAAAGCATTTCCTTTTCATCTTCGTCCATGTCAACAGGATCCGGACGTGCTGGTTTTGACTCGGGGTTTGGATCAATCTCCCCAGGTCGCAACTTTCTTGGGTCATCATTAGGCTCATAATTCTCATCCTTTGCACAGGCAGCATCGAGCAATTTTTCATAACGCTCGAGACACTGGGATGGTGTTCGACCCACGATAGGTGCAATAGTCCTCCATTGAGTAGGCATGAGCTTAGCAAGATGGAGCAGCTTCTCATCCTCTTCCCTTGTCCACTCAGTCTAGAATCAATACACATGGGGTTAGTTAAGATATAAACGACAAATATATTATTCCAAAGATAACTGAAAACAGAAAATGGGGCAGATCTATGTCATAATAGAGCAGATAACCAACTAAAAGAAGTATGCAGCATCATATGACAAGTAAAGATTGATGGTGATTTTGGACAAGTCAATTCAACTAGCATGTAAATCACACAAACTAGAATACAGTTCAGTTAGGTTTACTTGGTTTTTATTAGACGCTTAAGTTCTAGAATTGGATGACAGTGTTAATAAAGCATTAAACATCCAATTCAGAGTTCTCAACAAAGGTTTATTAACATCGGTTCTATAGCTCTTTTATTTGTGTTATTTGTGGGGAATCTGTTCTATCGCTTTAACAAGCTAGGTTCATATTTCAATGATATCACAGAAAAGGCACGAATAGCATAGCATCATGCAAGGCATAAAATATTCATAACCAGAAAATAAGTAAATGGCACCAACACGAAGATGACATTATGTGTCCATTATATTGCTTTTCCTAACAAGAAGAATACACTCCACAAAGACAATAACGTACATGACACAATCAGTGCATAGGATTTTAGCATGGTATGGCAGGAAGAGAGAATAATATAACCTCAAAACCAATCTGTAGGTTGTTAAATATGAGGCATTTCAAAAACATGTGGAGCAATTTACAGGGAATATGTACACTAGATAGTACAAACCGAATAGAATTCCCTCAAAACTGTACACAGTATAGCATCTCCAAAACGCCACATGATAATCACGGATCCTCTAATTTCTACTCACTGCACTATCATAATTACAGATCACGGAACAATCGCTAACAAAACACTAAGCTATCCCAAAATTTACGAGGGAAAGGGCGGCATTATTACCTTCTTAATGGAGGGGTCGAGCCACTCGTACCAGCGGGCCTTGCACTGCTTGGCGGACTTGCGGACGAGCAGCGAGGAGATGCGAGCCCACTGGTTCTTGCCGTACTTCATGACGGCCGCCTTGAGGATCTCATCCTCGGTGTTCTTCCACACCCCGCCCTTGATCATGATCCTCATCTTGCCTCCCCCCCTCGCCGCCTCGCCCGGCCTCCTAGATCTCTTCTCCTCCGCAGAGGGCCCCCGGGGTTCCGCTTCCGCCGCGCCCCCCgccgggcggctccggcgagaccTCCTGGTCCCACCTAGGGTTTGAGAGAGGCAGGTCTAGGGTTTGggtggaggaggagggccggccggaCGAGCGACGCCGACAAAGGGGTGCGCGGCGCTGCGGGGCGAAGGCGAGGTGCGGGGTGCGGCGGCTGGGAACGAAGGCGAGGGCGGACCCGGCGGTGTGGGCGAAGGCGAGGGGGCGGAGACGGTGAGTGGTCGCTGCCGCGCCGGGGAGGGTGAGTGGCCGGTGGGCTGGGATGGGAGGTCGATGCGCGCCGGCGAGGCCACGAGGTGTGCGGCAGAGGACCGGGctcgggcgccggcgagcggcgatGCGGTGTTGTGGTGGTGTGGtctgcggcggcggggaggggaggaggggtgAGATTGAACGGTTAGCAGGCCAAGTTGATGGGCTGGGCTGAGGCGGTGCGGGACTAGGTCGGTTTTCCGGTTAACCGACAACAGTCCTCCTTCAACTCAAATACGTAACATTAATGCCTCAAAAAAGAACTCAAAAAAAACCCTCAAGAAAAAAGGAACTCAAAAAACTTAAAAAAAACAGACCGACTATAAAATCCTGTTTTTCCTCAATAAAAAACTATGTTACGAGCAttgttcttctcttttttttcatgataatacgtgtctcatttatatagaATAAAGATTAAGTTACAAGGCACGTAAGCACCGACCATACAtgactgaaaagataggaaaatccTATGCAAAATACCAGCGCCTGTCCCTTTCCTTCGACACCACTGAAGCGGCCACCAAAGGGTAAAAAGACAGATCACCTCTtccgacgcggctccatcgctgatcagcagctttacggacctccaaagtagtttgcaaaagcaaaatcatagccgttgaaagaatcagaccgcggcaacatgtccccggacacgccatcaaacTTCAGAACTGACACCCTCGCATGACGACGACGTCGGAGAAGGAAACCAGAACTGCCCGCCTTCGACCACAGACCCAACACAAGATACTCCATCTTCCAGTTGTCACTTGCGTAGACAACCGCCTGCGCGTACTCCTGAAcgacaaaacctccctgctccaccatgacgtcggagacaacgccacggcaacggggacagagcagaaggagagacacacctgatggagttgccgccgccgcctcgtcaacaccatccatgaaccctaacaCTGTCGATCTGAGGGATCGAAGAgacacgatgccatcaactccgagacgccgcCATGAAGGACACCGCCGGTGTGAGAGTGGGgttgaggcagatttattcgtccGGGCGCCGCTCCCACCACCCCAACGACGCACCACGACCTACAAATCCAAAACCTAACTACAGAGCGGAGGAACGGGGTCCCCCCTCCCTCCGGCCGTCGGAGCAGCAGTCGAAGGGAGAGGGGGCCAGCGCACCGGCCGGTGGAGATCGGAGAAAAAAGTGCCTCGCCCTAGTCGcctggtggcggcggctagggtagaaaAACGTCTCGCACACCTTATAAAAATGCTTCTGTACCGGCAAGCTCGCACGCGTACatacccagcattgttcttctcGAGTAGACGAAACCTAAATAAAAGTACAGTATATAACAGCTAAAGAAAACTAAATATAAGCTCTATGAACTTCTAAATCTAGGCCAATAGATATAATATAATATTTCGTAAATTTCATTTTTATACATATTAGCCGATGTCGAGGGAGTAGTTTTTTTTATAATAACATATTACAAACGCAGAGCCACGGATGCCTCTTAGTCGATGGGAACGTCTCATCCTACTGAACGTTCGGAAGtctaaaataaatccaaaaaaatatGAGCATCAATGTTAAGTCTAGAACTTGAACTCTAGTGACTAAGGATACTACTGTCCTCTACTCATCCAACCACATATTGGTTCACCTTAATTAATAGTTAATAATCTTGAAATCATGTAAGTATTTTTTGCAAAAATGATCaaatctattataaagattcagcataagtacaaagcacctcaaacataataaaaaattacaTCGAGGTCATGGATCAACGAACAACCATTGCCGCGCCAGAACAAGCCGCCGACGCGCCGCTGTCGCCACTCCCGTACCGGAGCCGacctgaccttgtcgatgacagccgggaagtcttcatgcatgtgcccctaaggaccagcgcctCAGAGCCACAGTCGTCGTCGTTGAATCCTTGAATAGATCTAAAGAAACTGACACCAAATATCGTCGTTGCGTACGCACAATGAGAAAC comes from Triticum aestivum cultivar Chinese Spring chromosome 5B, IWGSC CS RefSeq v2.1, whole genome shotgun sequence and encodes:
- the LOC123113800 gene encoding cell division cycle 5-like protein translates to MRIMIKGGVWKNTEDEILKAAVMKYGKNQWARISSLLVRKSAKQCKARWYEWLDPSIKKTEWTREEDEKLLHLAKLMPTQWRTIAPIVGRTPSQCLERYEKLLDAACAKDENYEPNDDPRKLRPGEIDPNPESKPARPDPVDMDEDEKEMLSEARARLANTRGKKAKRKAREKQLEEARRLASLQKRRELKAAGIDNRHKKRKRKGIDYNAEIPFEKRPPPGFYDTVGEDRPLEHVQFPTTIEELEGRRRVDVEAQLRKQDIAKNKILQRQDAPAAIMQANKLNDPEAVTRRSKLMLPPPQISDIELEEIAKMGNAGDPALAEELGEGSTATRTLLANYSQTPRLGMTPLRTPQRTPGGKGDAIMMEAENLARLRESQTPLLGGDNPELHPSDFSGVTPRKKEMQTPNPMATPLASPGPGITPRIGMTPSRDGNSFGLTPKGTPFRDELHINEEVEMQDSAQLELRRQAELRKGLRSGFASIPQPKNEYQIVMPPITEENEESEEKIEEDMSDRLARERAEEQARQEALLRKRSKVLQRSLPRPPAASVEILRQSLIKGGESRSTFVPPTSLEQADELINEELLRLLEHDNAKYPLDEQIQREKKKGSKRQANAAAFVPEIEGFDEHELKEASSMVEEEIQYLRVAMGHENESFEDFVKSHDACQEDLMFFPTNNSYGLASVAGNADKISALQHEFEMVKKRMDDEAKKASRLEQKIKLLTQGYQARAAKLGSQIQDTFKQMNTAATELECFQELQKQEQMAGAYRVRNLAEEVNKQKALEQTLQSRYGDLLSGYQSIQGQLEEHKRLLNLQKEAIEAENRAKEEEAAAQSRAKEEAAAQNRAKEEEAAAQDRAKEEEAAAQDRAKVEEAAAQYRAAEEENERKNHGIEEESGQTGVANEEAAGSKEIDGDQMDVDNTDAAGELVGPIPLLPDAQVDNDGASVEQSTSNAQSGNSVTMNEGATDKVDSSKLDGQDNTNSSMDVDAGSQEEGKNVPAATSVDVGNTPVSSDQAVSNEERDVVPE